Proteins from a genomic interval of Blastocatellia bacterium:
- the ndhC gene encoding NADH-quinone oxidoreductase subunit A: MPALLLMQTPTNPIFGYIPIIVLLVIAIAFPVVVLGLMRFVRPNKPEAAKLSPYECGIDPQLDARERFSVRYYLIAMLFLIFDVETIFLFPWAVVYDKLAIFGLIEIVIFIGILVVGYYYAWQKGALEWT, encoded by the coding sequence ATGCCGGCTCTGTTGTTGATGCAAACACCAACCAATCCAATTTTCGGGTACATTCCCATAATTGTTTTGCTTGTGATTGCCATTGCATTTCCTGTTGTGGTGCTGGGCTTGATGCGTTTTGTGCGTCCCAATAAGCCGGAAGCGGCCAAGTTGAGTCCTTATGAGTGTGGCATTGACCCGCAACTGGACGCACGAGAGCGTTTTTCGGTTCGGTATTATTTGATTGCCATGTTGTTTTTGATTTTCGATGTGGAGACGATCTTTCTCTTTCCCTGGGCAGTCGTTTATGACAAGCTGGCCATCTTCGGACTCATTGAGATCGTCATTTTCATTGGCATCTTGGTAGTTGGTTATTACTATGCGTGGCAAAAAGGAGCCCTGGAGTGGACATGA